In Nocardia sp. NBC_01327, the genomic stretch TGGCCGCCGTTCACTTTCGCGCGGTAGTCCCGGAAGGGGGTGTCGGCGGGGGTGTCCCAGATGTAGACGGCCATGGCCGCGGCGGCGTCATTGGTCAGGATCAGGGTGGGTTTCGGCGCGTTCGGGGTTTCGGCCTTGTTCGTGAGGCAGGTTTTGCGGCCCGCTTCCTTGCCGTCGATCATGCTGGGTGCGTCGACTCCGGGCGGATCACCGGGGCAGGAGGCGCCGTGCAGGCTGCCCAGCGCGATGGTCTTGTAGTAGTCGTGCAGCGCATCAGTGCTGCGGAAGCGCCAGAAGCGTGCTGCGGGAGCGGCGGCCGAGGGATTCGCATCGCAGTAGAAGACGGCGGTCGAGTTGGAGTCCGCGGCCTCGTGCCGGCAATTGTGGCGCTTGTACGCTGCCCCGGGGAGCAGGGAGAGCAACGCTATATCGGGCGCCTGCAGGGCGGTGTCGTTCGCGACCGCCACACCCTTCTTCTCGCCCGAAAGCGCTGCCCAGCCCGCGAAACCCAGTGCGGCAGCGACCAATACGAGTACACCGGCCAATGCTGCGAAACGGCGCGCCCGCCCGCGGCGTTTCGCCGAGCCCGGCGTACCACTCCCACCGGTCCGGTTCGTCGGCTCGTCCGACCCCGTCGGCGCGACCGGCCCGGTCGGTGCGCTCGAACCCACCGGTTCGGACATCTGCGTAACCTGCTGCGGCCCAGTACTTGTCGGCACAGTCGCCGCCGAGCCGGTTGCCTCGAGCGCGCTGCGGGCCGCGGTGGCCAACTCACCCGCGGTGCGATAGCGCTCCCCGGGATTCTTCGCCAAACCACGCGCGATCACCGGATTGAACGCGGCCGGAACCGTGGCGCGCACCCGGCTCGGCTGCGGAATCGGATCGAACAGGTGCGCGCGCATGATCTGCGCATCCGTATCCCCGGTGAACGGCCTACTGCCGGTGAGACATTCGAAGAGCACACAGGCCAGCGCGTACACATCGGTGGCGGGCGTCAGGTCCCGGGAGCCGAAGCGCTCGGGCGCCATGTAGTAGAACGAGCCGACCGCGGAGCCGTCCCTGGTGAGGGAGGGGTCGGTGACGGATTGAGCGATGCCGAAGTCCACCAGATAGGCGAAGCCGTCATGGGTGAGCAGAATATTGTCCGGTTTGATATCGCGGTGCAGCAGACCGTCGGCGTGCGCCGCGTCCAGCGCGGCGGCGATCTGCTCGACGAGCGCCACCGAGCGCTCCGGTGAACTCGGCCCGGCATTGCGCAGCAGCGCGCGCAGACTGTCGCCGTCGACCAGGCGCATATCGATGTAGAGATGGCCGCCGATCTCGCCGTAGTCGTGGATCGGAATGACATGCGCCTCGCGCAGCCGGGCCGCCGCATGCGATTCCCGCTGAAAACGCTGCCGATACACCGGATCCTGAGCCAGTCGTTCGGGCAGCACCTTGATGGCGACCGTCCGGTCCTTGACGGTGTCATAGGCCTGATAGACCTCGCCCATCCCACCGCGCCCGATCAACCTGTCCAGCCGATACGGCCCGAACCGGGATCCGACGCCGATCGGCTGATGCGGACTGCTCATAGCGCCCCCGGCTGTTTCATAGCGCCCCCGGCTGGTCGTCGCGGCTCCATTGTGGCAGTCGCGGGTTGGAGTAGATCAAGAATCACACGGATTTCAAGGGGTGACGACCGGTGCGGATCCCGGCAGGCTCGAACGAGGCGGTCGAGGGCTCGGCCGCCGTCGGTCCCCGTCCCCAACGCCCGAGGTGTCTGCCGTGTCTTCAGTTGCCGTGCAGGCCAGGCCTATCCCGGCCCGCCTGCGCTTTGCACGCTTACCGCGTGTGCCCATAGCCTGGGCGCGGCTCATCAGTCCACTGGTGTTGATCGCGCTCTGGCAGCTCGCCAGCGCTACCGGCGTGCTGTCCGAACGCAAACTGGCCTCACCGGCGACGGTGGTCCGCACGACCCGCGATCTCATTTCCGACGGCACGCTCACCACCGCACTCTCGGTATCGCTGCAGCGAGCGGCGATCGGTTTTGTCATCGGCGCCGTCATCGGCTTGGCGCTGGCGCTGGCCGCCGGACTGAGCCGGGTGGGTGAGTACCTGGTCGACCCGCCCATGCAGATGCTGCGGACGCTGCCGTTCTACGGCCTCATCCCGCTGTTCATCCTGTGGTTCGGCATCGGGGAGCTGCCCAAGATCGTGCTGGTCGCCTTCGGTGTGGCGATTCCGCTGTACCTCAATACCTTCGCCGGCATTCGCAGCGTCGACGGCAAACTCGCCGAGCTGGCACAGGTCCAGCAGCTCGGCCGCTTCGGCCTGGTCCGGCACATCGTGCTGCCGGGTGCGCTGCCGCAGGCGCTGGTCGGATTGCGCCAGTCCCTGGGCATCGCATGGCTGGCGCTGATCGTCGCCGAACAGGTGAATGCCGATGCGGGACTTGGCTTCATGATCAACAACGCCCGCGAATTCCTGCGCACCGATGTGATCGTGGTCGGCCTGCTGGTCTACAGCCTGCTGGGCCTGGTCACCGATTCGGCGGTCCGGTTGATCGAACGGAGGGCACTGTCATGGCGACGCAGCTTCCTGGGAACGTAATCGGCGCGGCCCGGGTTCGCGGACTGGTCAGGAAGTTCGGCGACCGCCGGGTACTGCACGGTCTCGATCTCGATATCCAGCGCGGCGAATTCGTAGCGCTGCTCGGGCGCAGCGGATCCGGAAAGTCCACGCTGCTACGGGCATTGGCGGGTCTGGACCGGGAGACCGAGGGTGATCTCTCGGTGCCCGGCGAGGTCGCCGTCGCCTTCCAGGAGCCGCGGCTGGTGCCGTGGAAACGGGTGGCCGCCAATATCACTCTCGGTCTGCGACACCAGGATCCGAAGGCCGCCGGACAGGCCGCGCTCGCCGAGGTCGGTCTCACCGGCCGCGCCGACGCCTGGCCGCTGACCCTCTCCGGCGGTGAGGCACAGCGGGCTTCGCTGGCGCGGGCGCTGGTGCGCGACCCGGATCTGCTGCTGCTGGACGAACCCTTCAGTGCACTGGATGCCCTGACCCGCATCACTATTCACAATCTCGTGCTGGAGCTGTGGGCTCGGCATCGGCCGGGTGTCCTGCTGGTCACCCACGATGTCGACGAGGCGCTGCTGCTCGCGGACCGGGCCCTGGTGCTGGCAGACGGGCGCATTGCCCGCGAACTGCGCATCGATCTGCCGCGACCGCGCCGCCGCGACCATCCCGACTTCCTCGCACTGCGCACAAGCTTGCTCGCCGAACTCGGCGTGACTCCGGAAGGAACTGATCACTGACATGAACACCGTCACCAGACGCCTGTTCGCCGCCGTTGCGGTCACCGCTGCCCTCGTCACCGCGGCCTGCGGGTCGAGCGACAGCGATAACAACAAGGGTGTGAATGCGGACGGCTCGGTTGATCTGTCACAGGTCACGCTGCGAGTCGCCGATCAGAAGGGCATCGGCCTGCAGGCCCTGCTCGAGGTCTCGGGCCAGACGAAGGACCTGCCGTACAAGCTCAACTGGTCCACCTTCACCGCGGGGCCGCCGATTCTGGAGGCCATCAATGCCGGGTCCGTGGACATCGGCGGCGTCGGCAATGCCCCGCCGGTGTTCGCGGCGGCCGCGAAATCGCAGATCAAGATCATCGCCTCGTACTCGTCCGGTGTGAAGGGCCAGGCCATCCTGGTGCCCAAGGGCTCGGCGCTGCAGGATCCGAAGGATCTGCGCGGCAAGAAGATCGCGGTGACGCAGGGCAGTTCGGCGCACTACCAGCTGCTCTCGGTGCTCTCCAAGAACGGTCTGAGCTTCTCCGATATCCAGCCGCAGTATCTGCAGCCCGCCGATGCGCTGGCCGCGCTGTCCACCGGTGCGGTGGATGCCTGGGCGGTCTGGGATCCGTATGTGGCGCAGGCCCAGGCCGCGGGCAGCCGGGTGCTGGTGGACGGTGAAGGTTATGTGCGCGGCGACAGCTTCTTCGTCGCCGGAACCAAGGCGCTGGACAACAAGGCCAGTTCGGCGGCGCTGCGGGATCTGCTGGTCCGTATCCAGAAGGCGCACGCGTGGATCAAGGCCAATCCCGAGCAGTGGGCCAAGCAGTCGTCGACTCTCACCGGCCTCACCTACGACGTCAGTCTGGTGGCCGTGCAGCGCGGGGTCTACGAGCATCATCCGCTGGACGCCCCGACGATTTCCGAGGAGCAGTCCGTAGCCGATGCCTTCAGCGCCGCGAAACTCATTCCCGGCAAGGTGAATATCAACGACTACGTGGACACCCGCTTCAACGACCGCTTCAACTCGTGAGGATTCTTCGATGAGCCTGACCTTCCACTGGTTCCTGCCCACCTCCGGTGACTCCCGCGGCCTCGTGGTCGGCGGGCACGGAACGCCCATGTCCGGTGATCGCCCGGCCTCCCTGCACTACCTCAATCAGGTTGCGGCAGCGGCCGAAACGAACGGTTTCGAGGGTGTGCTCACCCCGACCGGCTCGTGGTGCGAGGACGCCTGGCTGACCACCGCCATGCTGGCGGGCACCACCGACACGCTGAAGTTCCTGGTCGCCCTGCGCCCCGGGCTCATGAGCCCCACCCTCGCGGCGCAGATGGCGGGCACCTTCCAGCGGCATTCGGACGGGCGGCTGCTCATCAATGTGGTGACCGGTGGCGAACCGGCCGACCAGCGCGCCTACGGCGACTTCGCCGACAAGGAGACGCGCTACGCCCGCACCGGGGAATTCCTGCACGTGGTCAAGTCGCTGTGGGAATCGCAGGAGCCGTTCTCGTTCACCGGCGAGCACTATCGGGTCGAGAACGCGCTGCTGAGCAATCGGCCGAATCCGGTGCCGCCGGTGTTCTTCGGCGGCTCCTCCGCGCCCGCCGGTCCGGTCGCGGCCCGCTACGCCGACACCTATCTCACGTGGGGTGAGCCGGTGCTCGCCGTGAGCCGCAAGCTGGAGTGGATTCGCGGCCTGGCCGTGGATCACGGCCGCAAGCTGGACTACGGCCTGCGGATTCACGTGATCTCCCGCGATACCTCCGAGGAGGCCTGGGGCGTCGCCGACAAACTGCTCGCCGGCATCGATCCCGCCGATATCGCGCGCGTGCAGGCCAGCCTCGCCGGCAGTGAGTCCGAGGGCCAGCGGCGCATGGTGGAGCTGCACGGCGGCAGCCTGGACCGGCTGGAGATCGCGCCCAATCTGTGGGCGGGCGTCGGCCTGGTCCGCGGCGGCGCGGGCACCGCACTGGTCGGCTCGCACGAAGAGGTCGCCGAGCGGCTGGTGGAGTACTCGAAGGTCGGCATCAACCACTTCGTGCTCTCCGGTTACCCGCATCTGGAGGAGGCGTACTGGTTCGGCGAGGGTGTGCTGCCGATCCTGGAGCGAAAGGGTCTGTGGCAGCACCCGAATCGCCGCCCGTACATCCCCGCAGTGACCCCGTTCGCCGGAGCCTCGAGCAGCTAGCGCCGCGCACCGGCTGTCGGCTCGCGCCGCAATTGCTTGCGCGGCGCGTCCGCGGGGTGCTGAGGAATTCACCGGGTCGTCGCGCGGAAGCCAACAGGGTCTGTCAGAGTCGAGCTCTATGACCGGTCGACGGATCCTGGGGATGTGCGCGGCACTGCTGAGTGTGGCGCTGGTGGCCGGTTGCGGCTCCGGTGACAATGCCGCACCGGGCGGTAAGCCCGGTGCGGTACCGCTGATTTCGACGAATGACCTGCCGGCGGCCCAGCCGGGTGAGGTGCATCTGTTCGCCATCAACGATCTGCACGGGAATCTGCAGCCGCCGAGCGGAAGCAATGGCAAGATCGGCGACTACCAGGCCGGTGGCGCCGCGTATCTCGCGGCGCACCTGGCCGAGCTGAAGGCCGCGTATCCGGCCGACGCGATCGTGTCCGCCGGTGACAATGTCGGCGCCAGCCCGCTCATCTCGGCGCTGTTCCACGATGAGCCGACCATCGACTTCATGAATACCGTCGGCGTGGCCGCCTCCTCGGTGGGCAATCACGAATTCGACCACGGTGTGCAGGAATTGCGGCGGTTGCAGCAGGGCGGGTGCGCCGCCGACGGCTGCTCGCCGGGAGATCCCTTCTCCGGAGCCAAGTTTCCGTATCTGGCCGCCAATGTCACCGACGGCAACGGTCAGCTGCCGCCGGGGCTGAAGGCGTGGACCATGCTCGACATCGGCGGGCACAAGATCGGTGTGGTCGGTACGGTCACGCCCGATACCGCGCACATCGTGATGCCGGAGGGGATTCGGGGCTACACCTTCGGCGACGAGCCCGATGCCATCAATAAATACGTCCCGGAAATGAAGGCGGCGGGTGCGGAGACCATTGTCGCGCTGCTGCACGACGGCGGCGCGCAACACAGCGAGGACGGCGCGCAGATCGACTACAACGGTTGTGCCGGAATCGATCCCGGCGTCACGGATCTGGCGAAGCGCACCGATGCGGCGGTCAAGGTCATGCTCACCGCGCACAGTCATCAGGCCTACAACTGCACCATCAACGGCAAGGTGGTCACCCAGGCCTCGTCCTTCGGCCGTCTCATCACCGATATCACCCTGCGCTTCCACGACGGGACGGTCGATGCGAAAGCGGTGAACCGGGTTGTCACCCGCGATATCGCGCCCGATCCGGCAGCGACCAAGCTGGTCGATTTCTTTGCCGCACAGGTGAAATCGCGTGCCGATCGAGTCATCGGCAGTGCCACCGCACCGCTGCCCAGCGCGCCGGATCCGGCCGGGGATTCCCCGCTCGGCGATGTCATCGCCGATTCCATGCTGGCGGCCATGGCGCCGCAGCAGGTGGTGGCCGCCTTCATGAATCCCGGTGGGGTGCGGGCGGGTTTGACCGGCGGCGCCATCACCTACGAGCAGGCGTACACCGTGCAGCCCTTCGGAAACCAGGTCGTCGCCGTCGCGCTCACCGGCCAGCAGATCCTGAGTCTGCTGGAACAGCAGTGGGACAATGTCAGCAAGCCCGGCGTGCTGTCGGTGGCGGGCATTACCTATGCCTATTCCGATACCGCGCCCAAGGGCCGCAAGGTGATCGCCGACAGCGTCCACATCGGCGGCCAGTCCCTGAATCCCGTTGCGCTCTACCGGGTATCGACCAATAACTTCCTGGCGTCCGGTGGTGACGGCTTCTCGGTCTTCACCCAGAGTCGCGATACCCTGGTCGGCCCCATCGATCTGGATGCGATGGAGTCGTATCTGCGGAGCCGTGGAACCGTCGAGCCCCCACCGGCCCGCATCGAGAAGCGCTGACCCCGCTAGCGGCGGAACTTTTCCACCGGGGTGAATTCGGCATCCCGGTCGCCGACTTCATTGCGGTACCACTGTTCTCGGCGGTGGCGCTGCACCCGGTCGGCGACCGCATCGAGTCCGGGAACGGTGCGGCGCAGTGTTTCCGCGCCGAAGACCAGGGGCGCCTGCACGATCGGATGCAGCACCCAGGGAAAGCGGCGCGGCATCCGGTGACGCGCGTAGGTAGCCGGGGGCAGCCAGAACGCGGTGTAGCCGATCTGGACCCGGTAGTTGAACTCGTCACGAATCCGTCTGGGCCACGGTGTATTCGGCTTCGGTGCGAAGGCCGGAAGATAGGACTCGACCAGCTCCTCGCCATCCGCGCCCGCGGTATGGGCGCGCTTGACGAAGGCCGCGAACATGAGCTGCACCGACTCCCGGAAGTTCTGCGGATACCACGCGGGCTGCACACCGAGCAGATGACCCACATAGCGCCAGAAGTGCAGTGTCGCTTCGATTTCCCGGATCGTGGTCTGATGTCCGATGCTCCACAGCGCCAGACCCGGCACCACGCTGCCGCCCATGAGGGTGAGGGTGGCATCGCCGATACTGATCGGCACACCCCAGGCGGCGGAATCCCATTCGGGGCGCTGCATGAGCTTGCGGCGGATGAACACGTGCATGATCCGGACCCGCATGGCGGTCTGCCGCCCGCGTGCACCCGGGGCGAGGCCGCCGGGTTCGGAGACGTCGATCCAGAAGCGGACGGTCTCCAATTGACGTTTGTGCGCCTTGTCCCCGGCGTAGCCGCCCGCGTACGAGAGCGGTTTGGTGATGGAGCTCTCCGAGTACATCTCCAGGGTGCTGGTGGTCGCGAAGCTGAAAACCGAGGTGCCCCAGCGGCGGAACACCGTGGCGCCCTGGGCGACCAGATCGGGGTCGAGCCAGTCCGGGGCGGATTCGAACTCCTCGAACAGGCGGATGAGCGTCGGCGGCGGGTCCGGGACCGAGTCGATGCCGTGCGCCAGGGCCCGATCCAGCAGGGCGCGGCCCGCTTTCGGCCCGATGTCTCCGAGGTAGACCTCGTCGACAAACGCCTCCGCCACCGGATCGGCCTGATAGTAGGCCTCGCCGAAGGTGCGTACCAGCTCGTCGGACGGCTGTGGATCGAAGCGGAACACGGTGCGCCAGGCGCGGCGGGCGCGCTGGACCCGTGGATCGCCGCGCCGCTCCCAGTATCGGAATTCGGTCGGAATCGCGCCTGCCGCAGCGACTTCCATGGTCGCCGGAACCTTACCGCTGGTCATATCCGAAGCGTAAGGTGAGTAGATGCTCACTTCCTACTCACTTTTGCGGCGGCGGGCCGCTCATGGCTGAAACACCCGCTGTCCGGCGCAAGAAGCCGAGTCAGGAGCGCGCACGGGAGACCCGGGAGCGGATTCTCGACTCGGCCGCTCAGCTTTTCGCCGAATTCGGAATCGCCGAAACCTCCACCAATCTCATCGCCGCGCACGCGCATATGAGCATCGGATCGCTCTACCGCTACTTCGACGACAAGGCCGCCATTGTCGAGATTCTGCGCGGACGGCTGCTCACCGAACTCGAGGAATGCTTCACCGAAGCGGTGCTCGGCAGTCTGGGCCTGCCGCTGCGTGAATCGGTTGCCGGCAGCCTGCGCGTGATCATGCGCGCACTCACAGAACGTCAGCGTTTGGTGCGCGCCCTCGCCGCCGAGGCCACCGTCGCGGGCATCGGCTTCGGCGGACTCGAACGCCGGCTCCTGCTGCTCACCCGCGCGTATCTGCTGCAGCAACTCGGTCCGCGCCCCGACGACGAACTCGACACCCGCGCCTTCGTCATGGTGAATGCGGGCCTGGCCGCGAGCCTTCGGATCGCGCTGCAACCACCGCCGGGCCTCGACCCGGACCGCCTCATCGACGAAACCGCGAATATGTTCGCCGACTGGCTCAGCGCCGGCGCCTGAGCGGGCCGTCCGCAGGGCGGGCGGGCGCCTGACCCGCGGCTGTCATGCGCTGTTCACGATCGTCCCCGACAGTGGATCGGGTGACGACTATGACAACGGTCGAGGACCTCATGACCCTGCTGGCCGAGTGCGAGGACGCCTGGGACATGCCCGACCGCAGTGGCGACCCGGTCGACATTCTCGACCATGACCGTCAGTGCGCCGAACTGCTGCGCCGGCAGTTCCCGGACGATGAGGAACTCCAGGTCGCCGGGCTCGTGCACGATATCGGCCACGTGCTGTTCCCCGGTGACGATGCCGGGCACGGCCGTCACGGCGCCGACGCCGTGCGCGGCTTCCTCGGCCCCCGGGTGGCTCGGCTGGTCGAACTGCACGTCACCGCCAAGCGCTACCTCGCCGCCACCGATGCGGTTCACACCGCAGCCCTCTCCTCGTCCAGTCAGCGCACGCTCATCGCCCAGGGTGGGCCTATGACTTCCGAGGAAATCACCGCCTTCGAAGCCGACCCCGACTTCACCGCCGCCTTGGCCCTGCGCCGCGCCGACGACGCCGGCAAAGTCATCGGTCTGACGGTGCAATCGCTGGATTCGTGGCAGCCGGTAATCGCCCGGGTAGCAGCACAGTTGGGATAGCCGCCGATCCCCGAGCCAGGTCGATACCCGGCTGGACAGTGCGAATCGACCGCAGCCCCTCCGCCGTGGGCAGCGAACCTGTGCGTGGGATAGCTGCCGCTCCCCGAGTCAGGGCGATACCCGGCTGGACGGTGCGAATCGACCGCAGCCCCTCCGCCGTGGGCACCGAACCTGTGCGGACGCATGCGTGATGCGGGTGCGACACCGAGTCCGACGGGTGCGGCCGGGACGTAGGCAGTTCGACGGGTGCGGCCGGGACGTAGGCAGTTCGACGGGTGCGGCCGGGACGTAGGCAGTTCGACGGGTGCGGCCGGGACGTAGGCAGTTCGACGGGTGCGGCCGGAGGTGTCACTCGTGGCGTGGCGGTGGGCCGTTGCGGTGGTGGCACATAGGGTTGATCTATGTCGCTATCACCTCGGGTGCCCGATCTTGCCGCGCTGGATCTGCTGCTCTCGGTGATCGAGCTGGGGAGTTTGGGGCGGGCGGCGAAGGCGCACGGGATCAGTCAGCCGTCGGCCAGTTCGCGGATCAGGTATCTGGAGCAATTGGTGGGGATGCCGGTGCTGGAGCGGACCACGCTGGGGTCGCGGCCGACGGCGGCGGGGGCGCTGATCGCGGAGTGGGCGCGGGATGTGGTCGATGCGGCCGCTCGGCTGGATGCGGGCATCGACACCCTGCGGGCACAGCGGGATTCGCGGCTGCGCGTGGCGGCCAGTCAGACCATTGCCGAATACCTGTTCCCGAAATGGCTGATGGCCCTGCGCACTCGCATGCCGGACACCTCCATTGCCCTGGAATCCGGGAATTCGGCCGAGGTGGTGCGCGCAGTGCTGGACGGTCGTGCCGGAATCGGCTTTGTGGAGAGCCCACAGGTCCCCGCTGAGCTGGAGAGTCATCGGGTGGCGCGTGATCGCCTGGTGGTCGTGGTGGGTGCCGGACATCGCTGGGCGCGCGGCGGTGCTGTCACCGCGCAGGAGCTGGCGGGAACGGCGCTCATCTACCGGGAATCCGGCTCCGGCACCCGAATCTCGTTCGAGCGAGCCATGACTCGCGTTATTCCGGACTGGGAACCCACCGTGGCCCTCGAACTGTCCTCCACCACGGCCATCAAGACCGCCGTCGCCGACGGCATGGCCCCGGCGGTGCTCAGCTCGCTGGCGGTGGCGCGGGAATTGGCCGAGGGCGTGCTGGTATCGCCCGAAGTGACCGGTTTGGACCTGCATCGGGACCTGCGCGCGGTGTGGCCCAGGGGGCAGCGCCCCACCGGTCCCGCCCGCGATCTCTACGCCATCGCGAGCCGTCCGGTCTGACTTCTTTTACCTCCGCTCCAGAGCTTGCGCACAGCGAAGGCTCAAGTGCGCCAACGGCTCCCGCCCGGGTCACGGAGGGGTTATGGTCACGATATGGTGCGAACAGCCGTCGCCGCCGCCGACCCGGACGAGCCAGAGTCTCCGATGTCGGCTCAGCGTCCTCATTTGGAGGTTGTTCCGGGGGAGGCCGAGGGGGAGCCGCCGGAACCACTGCCGCTCGGTGCGAATCCGCTGGCGGCGGTGGACCTCGAGCGGCTGTCCGTGGCGGCCCGGCATCGAATCGCGGCCTTCATCCATCTCCAGATCGCCGCCCTGGAGGAAATGCCCGACCCACTGCCGGACGGCGGCGTCAATCCCTAACCGCCCCAGCGTGGTTGCGGTCCGGTGAGGTTCAGGCGCAGAAGTAGCAGGTGCCGCCCACGGGTAGCTGAATGAAGCACTGCGAGCAGACCGGCGCGCGCACCGGCTCCGGCGGGGCTTCGGGCGCCACCGTGGTCATGGTCATGCGGCGTTTGGCGGCAACCTTCGGAGTGAGCGGCGGCACACCTCCGTCGGCCGGAATCGCGGCGCCGTAGAACTGGTAGCACTGCCAACGGGCATAGGCAGCATGCAGTTCGAGATCCTCCGGAATCGGCAGCCCGGCCAGCTCGAGGACATACTTGTAGGCGTCCCCGACCGTGTGGTTCTGCTTCACGCACAGCGACGGCAGCGGCGGCTCGCCCGCGCGGTGGCAGCGCCGGGCCACCTTGCGCAGAATGGCATCCATCCAGGTGCGGGTGGGAGCCTCGGTGTGCACACCGGACACCTCCTGCACGCGCTCGGCCAACTCGTTCACAGTGACGAAATGTCCATACCCGGTTGCGGTTTCGGCCAGTTCGGTATGCGCGGCCAGAGCCCATGCCACCGTTGCCCCACGGAACGGCACCGCGGTCCCGTCACCTGCGCGCCATGCTCCAACCGTCACAGCTACGGAATCGTTCATCACCTGTCCAAGTTATCGCGTTGCGTGCCGCACAAGCCAATGGCCTCCCGCGACGACCGAACCGGATACGGCGGTGACCCGAGCAGACCCGAGAGGGGAAGTCGAAACCGCATACCGACCGGTGTGTGGTGAGTTTAACTGCGCGACAACGAGTTTTACATCGGTGTACAGACTACAGCGATAGAATAAACGAGGTTCGGTTCCACACCTACTCATAATTTTTCAGCGATCCGGGTGGGCTGAATTACTTCCGCTCCAGACCCCGGCGGTTCGATCGTCACTCGAACCTGCGCAAGGGGGCGTGATGTACAGCACCGAAAACAGCGGTGGCCCTACAGGATCGGGTGAGCATGCGACCAGAGTTCTCGCGTGCGGCCCGTCACAGCCGCCGGTGGCGAGTCGTCTCACCGCCGGTGCCATGCGCGCTGATCAGGCCGATGATGACGCCGTCGGCGGTGATGCCTTCCGGCAATGGACGGTGGTGGCGGTGGTCGTCAACGCCGACCGCGTCGGCCTGCTGCCCATCGGGATGGTGATGGCCGCCGACCTCGAATTGGCCGCGGACCAGGTCTGTCATCGGCTGCCCGCGCCGGACGGAAGCGGTGCGCGCTATCTGGTCGCCTCCCCGTGCACCCTCGAGGTGGATCTGCGCATGGGTCGTGTGATCACCGTGCCGCAGTTGACCTGGGTCAACCGCATGCAGTGGCGCGACGATGCCTGGAGTCTGAACGAATGGGTGCCCGCCGAGGGCGGCCTGCGCATGCTGGACCCACAGCGCTGGCGCGCCCCGCAGCGCCGTAGCGCGGAATCGTGACGCGCTATCGCGTTCACTGCGACAGCGCCGGTACGAGGCCGGCCGTATGAGGATCGCGCACACCGCGGTCGCCCAATTCCTGTCCACGCTGCGGGAGCTCGACGCCGACCCCGACGCACTGGTGCACGGTGATCGTCTGA encodes the following:
- a CDS encoding serine/threonine-protein kinase, with product MSSPHQPIGVGSRFGPYRLDRLIGRGGMGEVYQAYDTVKDRTVAIKVLPERLAQDPVYRQRFQRESHAAARLREAHVIPIHDYGEIGGHLYIDMRLVDGDSLRALLRNAGPSSPERSVALVEQIAAALDAAHADGLLHRDIKPDNILLTHDGFAYLVDFGIAQSVTDPSLTRDGSAVGSFYYMAPERFGSRDLTPATDVYALACVLFECLTGSRPFTGDTDAQIMRAHLFDPIPQPSRVRATVPAAFNPVIARGLAKNPGERYRTAGELATAARSALEATGSAATVPTSTGPQQVTQMSEPVGSSAPTGPVAPTGSDEPTNRTGGSGTPGSAKRRGRARRFAALAGVLVLVAAALGFAGWAALSGEKKGVAVANDTALQAPDIALLSLLPGAAYKRHNCRHEAADSNSTAVFYCDANPSAAAPAARFWRFRSTDALHDYYKTIALGSLHGASCPGDPPGVDAPSMIDGKEAGRKTCLTNKAETPNAPKPTLILTNDAAAAMAVYIWDTPADTPFRDYRAKVNGGQFRTPDNAQDPDQFTPADRDLLAHTGDGYRAVNCRHSDPPGSLATSIVDCSTKLGAPSVSFIGLPDHHTADVLYQADLGQFPGRSCSGTTGSDDVWRKANGTVVGRYFCFTDTTSTPPMPCLLAVHDDLHLLVDICALPTDSPENGPKSDPTLLTWFQQEFAS
- a CDS encoding ABC transporter permease, coding for MPIAWARLISPLVLIALWQLASATGVLSERKLASPATVVRTTRDLISDGTLTTALSVSLQRAAIGFVIGAVIGLALALAAGLSRVGEYLVDPPMQMLRTLPFYGLIPLFILWFGIGELPKIVLVAFGVAIPLYLNTFAGIRSVDGKLAELAQVQQLGRFGLVRHIVLPGALPQALVGLRQSLGIAWLALIVAEQVNADAGLGFMINNAREFLRTDVIVVGLLVYSLLGLVTDSAVRLIERRALSWRRSFLGT
- a CDS encoding ABC transporter ATP-binding protein — protein: MATQLPGNVIGAARVRGLVRKFGDRRVLHGLDLDIQRGEFVALLGRSGSGKSTLLRALAGLDRETEGDLSVPGEVAVAFQEPRLVPWKRVAANITLGLRHQDPKAAGQAALAEVGLTGRADAWPLTLSGGEAQRASLARALVRDPDLLLLDEPFSALDALTRITIHNLVLELWARHRPGVLLVTHDVDEALLLADRALVLADGRIARELRIDLPRPRRRDHPDFLALRTSLLAELGVTPEGTDH
- a CDS encoding ABC transporter substrate-binding protein; this translates as MNTVTRRLFAAVAVTAALVTAACGSSDSDNNKGVNADGSVDLSQVTLRVADQKGIGLQALLEVSGQTKDLPYKLNWSTFTAGPPILEAINAGSVDIGGVGNAPPVFAAAAKSQIKIIASYSSGVKGQAILVPKGSALQDPKDLRGKKIAVTQGSSAHYQLLSVLSKNGLSFSDIQPQYLQPADALAALSTGAVDAWAVWDPYVAQAQAAGSRVLVDGEGYVRGDSFFVAGTKALDNKASSAALRDLLVRIQKAHAWIKANPEQWAKQSSTLTGLTYDVSLVAVQRGVYEHHPLDAPTISEEQSVADAFSAAKLIPGKVNINDYVDTRFNDRFNS
- a CDS encoding LLM class flavin-dependent oxidoreductase, with the translated sequence MSLTFHWFLPTSGDSRGLVVGGHGTPMSGDRPASLHYLNQVAAAAETNGFEGVLTPTGSWCEDAWLTTAMLAGTTDTLKFLVALRPGLMSPTLAAQMAGTFQRHSDGRLLINVVTGGEPADQRAYGDFADKETRYARTGEFLHVVKSLWESQEPFSFTGEHYRVENALLSNRPNPVPPVFFGGSSAPAGPVAARYADTYLTWGEPVLAVSRKLEWIRGLAVDHGRKLDYGLRIHVISRDTSEEAWGVADKLLAGIDPADIARVQASLAGSESEGQRRMVELHGGSLDRLEIAPNLWAGVGLVRGGAGTALVGSHEEVAERLVEYSKVGINHFVLSGYPHLEEAYWFGEGVLPILERKGLWQHPNRRPYIPAVTPFAGASSS
- a CDS encoding bifunctional metallophosphatase/5'-nucleotidase, translated to MTGRRILGMCAALLSVALVAGCGSGDNAAPGGKPGAVPLISTNDLPAAQPGEVHLFAINDLHGNLQPPSGSNGKIGDYQAGGAAYLAAHLAELKAAYPADAIVSAGDNVGASPLISALFHDEPTIDFMNTVGVAASSVGNHEFDHGVQELRRLQQGGCAADGCSPGDPFSGAKFPYLAANVTDGNGQLPPGLKAWTMLDIGGHKIGVVGTVTPDTAHIVMPEGIRGYTFGDEPDAINKYVPEMKAAGAETIVALLHDGGAQHSEDGAQIDYNGCAGIDPGVTDLAKRTDAAVKVMLTAHSHQAYNCTINGKVVTQASSFGRLITDITLRFHDGTVDAKAVNRVVTRDIAPDPAATKLVDFFAAQVKSRADRVIGSATAPLPSAPDPAGDSPLGDVIADSMLAAMAPQQVVAAFMNPGGVRAGLTGGAITYEQAYTVQPFGNQVVAVALTGQQILSLLEQQWDNVSKPGVLSVAGITYAYSDTAPKGRKVIADSVHIGGQSLNPVALYRVSTNNFLASGGDGFSVFTQSRDTLVGPIDLDAMESYLRSRGTVEPPPARIEKR